One window of the Felis catus isolate Fca126 chromosome E3, F.catus_Fca126_mat1.0, whole genome shotgun sequence genome contains the following:
- the SNN gene encoding stannin: MSIMDHSPTTGVVTVIVILIAIAALGALILGCWCYLRLQRISQSEDEESIVGDGETKEPFLLVQYSAKGPCVERKAKLTPSGPEVHG, from the coding sequence ATGTCTATTATGGACCACAGCCCCACCACGGGCGTGGTCACGGTCATCGTCATCCTCATCGCCATCGCGGCCCTGGGGGCCTTGATCCTGGGCTGCTGGTGCTACCTGCGGCTGCAGCGCATCAGCCAGTCGGAAGACGAGGAGAGCATCGTGGGGGATGGCGAGACCAAGGAGCCCTTCCTGCTGGTGCAGTACTCCGCCAAGGGACCGTGCGTGGAGAGGAAGGCCAAGCTGACCCCCAGCGGCCCAGAAGTCCACGGCTGA